The Oncorhynchus nerka isolate Pitt River linkage group LG5, Oner_Uvic_2.0, whole genome shotgun sequence nucleotide sequence ctttatgtttgaagcctgaaatgtggcaaaagatcgcaaagttcaagggggccgaatactttcgcaaggcactgtacatgcaaTCTATTAGCTTCCGATAAGACAGAATGGCTTGTCTTGTACCCAGAGTGCATTGAGTAAATGTTGGAAAAAGATCTTGGTTCCTTTCTAAACATAGCAATGTGAATGCAAAGAGAACTCAGACCACAAAATAGGTGAACAGTGAACTGGCAAAAGAGTTGAGTCCTCAttcaaaggagaggacagtgtgaaTACAAAGACAACTGAGTTCTCttgctttttaaattttttacctcagagttcactttaaagaggactgagatCGGGTTCTTTTAAAGAGGACTATATGTGAAAACACCCTAAGGCAGTGTTTGTGTAGATCCTATACACTGGACAATAGATAAAACTAGGCAACTGCAGACGTCAGTGACGTGTTTGTTCACTGATAAGACAACAGCACCATCTGCTGGGCTGGAACCAGTACGACAACTCCATGATGAACTCTGACAATGGATCTAAAATAGTGATAGGTTTGAAGATTTACCTTCCATTGTATTATCTGTGATAATTACACAGTGTGGTAttcaatgtgtctgtgtgtttctttgtCTCCTCAGGTCACAGTAAGAGCGTGCACTGGCTGTTAGGTCGTGATGGGGATGTGAGTGTGAGCGTGATCGGAGAGGTGGATGAATTTAGATCCTCCAAACTCCTCCAGACCCTTCGTACCAACACCAGACTACAGAGTACAGAAATTAACAACCTAGTGGTTGATATCCATACTGTGTCtctactgacagacagagagaaccacCAAACCAGCTCACAATCAGCCATACTGATGCAACTCagcgtaagtgtgtgtgtgtgtgtgtgtgtgtgtgtgtgtgtgtgtgtgtgtgtgtgtgtgtgtgtgtgtgtgtgtgtgtgtgtgtgtgtgtgtgtgtgtgtgtgtgtgtgtgtgtgtgtgtgtgtgtgtgcgtgcgtgcgtgtgtgcgtttgCGTTTGCatgagacacagaaagagagggaaagagaaagatatCAGCTCTACCATACAGGATGTAGCTCACCATTCTTCTTCTATTTCCAGGAAGACTCAGACGGGTCTAAGGACTCTGAGGAGGACCAGTACACAGGTAGTGCTGAGGTCGACCCAAAGGACACCAGGAAGGACAGCATCGACAGTGTGTCAGGCTACAGCACAGATGACCTAAAGGACTGGGGCCTCTGCTACAGACCCCACTGCAGCAACATCAGCCTCTGTCTCCAACCCCAGCTGTCAGCCAGAGAAAAGGCCTGCCCACAGAGCagaagaggtgagagagaaagagcgatagagagagagagagtgttttttGTGTATGCATAAGTGCGTGTGTATGACATACTCTACACTCGATTCAAGCTCATTGacttaacatgtatttttacaatcttttccctctctatctctctagtggtGGTCAGTCATGAAGAGGAGAGCCCAGCATTTGGTGGTCGGGTGGCCCAGCTCAGGAGAGCATTTGCCACGTCCTCTCCCACCGCCATGCCCCGTATGGCCACCAAACCCTTTCACCTGTAGCCAGCAGCCAAACCTTCCCTCAGGTAACACCAGGGTCACCTCCAGTCAACCAACCACACAGAAGAGGT carries:
- the LOC135571770 gene encoding SH2 domain-containing protein 4A-like, whose protein sequence is MLAQILQEMWVDPEVLEALSEDQKRILFLKMREEQVRRWKEREEKDERERRTREHARSKKGHSKSVHWLLGRDGDVSVSVIGEVDEFRSSKLLQTLRTNTRLQSTEINNLVVDIHTVSLLTDRENHQTSSQSAILMQLSEDSDGSKDSEEDQYTGSAEVDPKDTRKDSIDSVSGYSTDDLKDWGLCYRPHCSNISLCLQPQLSAREKACPQSRRVVVSHEEESPAFGGRVAQLRRAFATSSPTAMPRMATKPFHL